A stretch of Gemmatimonadaceae bacterium DNA encodes these proteins:
- a CDS encoding rhomboid family intramembrane serine protease, protein MPSSSVARTTKKVARTAKQQITTLGTAVGAFWTTFVVNTMLGGALTQFGVVPRTITGLRGILFAPFLHGNLAHLISNTLPFLALGWMVMLRDSRHFVPVTLYSMLGAGLGAWLLGSPGSVHIGASGVVMGYLGFLLLAGVYTRSVGSIVLSLITAGLWGGLVLGIAPSQPGVSWQAHLGGFIGGILAARAYRK, encoded by the coding sequence ATGCCGTCGTCGTCCGTCGCCCGTACCACCAAGAAGGTGGCCCGCACCGCGAAGCAGCAGATCACCACCCTTGGCACCGCCGTGGGGGCGTTCTGGACGACGTTCGTGGTGAACACGATGCTGGGCGGTGCGCTCACGCAGTTCGGCGTGGTGCCGCGCACCATCACCGGGCTGCGCGGCATTCTCTTCGCGCCCTTCCTGCACGGCAATCTCGCGCATCTGATCAGCAACACGCTGCCGTTTCTGGCGCTGGGCTGGATGGTGATGCTCCGCGACAGCCGCCACTTCGTGCCCGTGACGCTCTACAGCATGCTCGGCGCGGGGCTCGGCGCCTGGCTGCTTGGCTCGCCGGGATCGGTGCACATCGGCGCGAGCGGCGTGGTGATGGGCTATCTGGGCTTTCTGCTGCTCGCCGGTGTCTACACCCGCAGCGTCGGCAGCATCGTGCTGAGTCTCATCACCGCCGGCCTGTGGGGCGGTCTCGTGCTCGGGATCGCGCCAAGCCAGCCGGGGGTGAGCTGGCAGGCGCATCTCGGTGGGTTCATCGGCGGCATTCTCGCCGCGCGCGCCTATCGCAAGTAA
- a CDS encoding alpha/beta hydrolase, with translation MRRIRHSLVVASLLLAGVAHAQRVAATVPRDTIAARLRNLEGIHTPEGIDTLQQLEVNGSTQWIGIRGLNRDNPLLLVLHGGPGSALLGMTWAYQKPWEDFFTVVNWEQRGVGKNFSAADSARLGATLSPKQLVDDAEVVVQQLRRQFGNRKIIVLGFSYGTSIGPFLVQRHPDWYAAYVSVGQMSTADNERINYQEVLRRARAKGDTAVVRELLAMAPYPPTDRAPNYRELNVIRRYTAMFDGNWYGKKDLSLYYALPAWGPDYTLEEAAGVGPAMGWMGKHLVDSGNHRPTLPDHFDVPVVMLHGRYDLMTTYDGAKVYFDRITAPKKEFITFERSAHFVMFEQPGLFLLTMVQKVLPLAGGAKTFERR, from the coding sequence ATGCGTCGGATTCGTCACTCGCTGGTGGTTGCGTCGCTGCTCCTCGCCGGTGTCGCTCACGCCCAGCGGGTGGCGGCGACGGTGCCGCGTGACACGATTGCCGCGCGCCTGCGGAACCTCGAAGGCATTCACACGCCCGAGGGGATCGACACGCTCCAGCAGCTCGAGGTGAATGGCAGCACGCAGTGGATCGGCATTCGCGGCCTCAACCGCGACAATCCACTGCTGCTCGTGTTGCATGGGGGCCCCGGCAGTGCACTGCTGGGCATGACGTGGGCGTATCAGAAGCCGTGGGAAGACTTCTTCACGGTGGTGAACTGGGAGCAGCGCGGCGTCGGCAAGAACTTCAGTGCGGCCGACTCCGCGCGGCTGGGTGCCACGCTGTCGCCCAAGCAACTGGTCGATGACGCCGAGGTCGTGGTGCAGCAGCTGCGCCGGCAGTTCGGCAATCGCAAGATCATCGTGCTCGGCTTCTCGTACGGCACGTCCATTGGGCCGTTTCTCGTGCAGCGGCACCCCGATTGGTACGCCGCCTATGTGAGCGTCGGGCAGATGAGCACGGCCGACAACGAGCGCATCAACTATCAGGAAGTGCTGCGCCGCGCGCGGGCCAAGGGCGACACCGCCGTGGTGCGCGAACTGTTGGCGATGGCCCCGTATCCGCCCACCGATCGCGCGCCGAATTACCGGGAGCTCAACGTCATTCGCCGCTACACGGCGATGTTCGACGGCAACTGGTACGGCAAGAAGGATCTCAGCCTCTACTACGCGCTGCCCGCCTGGGGCCCCGATTACACCCTCGAGGAAGCGGCCGGCGTCGGGCCGGCGATGGGGTGGATGGGCAAGCATCTCGTCGACAGCGGCAATCATCGACCCACGCTGCCGGATCACTTCGACGTGCCGGTCGTGATGCTGCACGGTCGCTACGATCTCATGACGACCTACGATGGCGCCAAGGTCTACTTCGATCGCATCACTGCGCCCAAGAAGGAGTTCATCACCTTCGAGCGGAGTGCGCACTTCGTCATGTTCGAGCAACCCGGACTGTTTCTGTTGACGATGGTGCAGAAGGTGCTTCCGCTGGCGGGTGGGGCGAAGACGTTCGAGCGGCGGTGA
- a CDS encoding HDOD domain-containing protein, with the protein MSLSLRASAAADQPDAVQLRLKRILEGSDFPALSKQIVETISALDDDLASLQRLANRVLNEYSLTLGVVRTANSVHYRRSNRAIQSATHAMMMLGARTVRQIASGLLLFDNYAKKSPALKELMLMSLLTANHARATATEMGLMEPEEAHLCGMFRNLGEVLIAGHFPDDYIRIRTLMTDEGISENAAAKKVLGFPYADLAVEVCRQWGMPDVVVQGIRARPSASASITAAVTAFSHDLTQALYRQEVPDDAVAMAVSEVLEQHEGKIKLSREKVGAVVTEALQETRELFVSPQIATDRMRFRQLAKAARAALGETITATEEEGPPRAAHTSLRAQLRLELEEHVNPASGSSVGEVVLNAMETVLRTGPFDRVLVCFLSPDKTQLTARTGLGHEVEALLPRFDFPVSVRGGPIVTLTQQRSSVYLPTDRSFTSAEAKWAQDMGVRQFGVFPIIVLGKIVGCLYCDRVGDAESPDRATVRYVKGIVDLVVEAIVKRRS; encoded by the coding sequence ATGTCACTTTCTCTCCGCGCCTCCGCCGCCGCCGATCAACCGGATGCCGTCCAGCTGCGCCTCAAGCGCATTCTGGAAGGGTCGGACTTCCCGGCGTTGTCGAAGCAGATCGTGGAGACGATCAGTGCCCTCGACGATGATCTGGCCTCGCTCCAGCGCCTCGCCAACCGGGTGCTCAACGAGTACTCGCTGACGCTGGGCGTCGTCCGCACGGCAAACAGTGTGCACTATCGGCGCAGCAATCGCGCCATCCAGAGCGCGACGCACGCCATGATGATGCTCGGCGCGCGCACGGTGCGGCAGATTGCCAGCGGGCTCCTGCTCTTCGACAACTACGCCAAGAAGAGTCCGGCGCTCAAGGAGCTCATGCTGATGAGTCTCCTCACCGCGAATCACGCGCGCGCCACGGCGACGGAGATGGGGCTCATGGAGCCCGAGGAAGCGCATCTCTGCGGCATGTTCCGCAATCTCGGGGAGGTGCTCATCGCCGGTCACTTCCCCGACGACTACATCCGCATCCGCACGTTGATGACGGATGAAGGGATCTCCGAGAACGCGGCCGCGAAAAAGGTGTTGGGCTTTCCGTACGCCGACCTGGCCGTTGAAGTGTGCCGGCAGTGGGGGATGCCCGATGTCGTGGTACAGGGCATCCGGGCGCGCCCGTCTGCCTCGGCGAGCATCACGGCGGCGGTCACCGCCTTCAGCCACGATCTCACGCAGGCGCTCTACCGGCAGGAGGTGCCCGATGATGCGGTGGCGATGGCGGTGAGCGAGGTGCTCGAGCAGCATGAGGGCAAGATCAAGCTCTCACGCGAGAAGGTTGGCGCCGTGGTCACCGAAGCGCTGCAAGAAACGCGGGAGCTGTTTGTGAGCCCGCAGATCGCCACCGATCGCATGCGCTTCCGCCAGCTCGCCAAGGCGGCGCGCGCGGCGCTGGGCGAAACGATCACCGCGACCGAAGAAGAAGGACCGCCCCGGGCGGCGCACACGTCGTTGCGCGCCCAGCTCCGGCTGGAGCTCGAGGAGCACGTGAATCCCGCGTCGGGGTCGAGTGTGGGGGAGGTCGTGCTGAACGCCATGGAGACGGTGCTCCGGACCGGCCCCTTCGATCGCGTCCTCGTCTGCTTCCTGTCGCCCGACAAAACGCAACTCACGGCGCGTACGGGGCTCGGGCATGAGGTGGAAGCGCTCCTGCCGCGCTTTGATTTCCCGGTGAGTGTGCGCGGTGGTCCAATCGTGACGCTGACCCAGCAGCGCTCGAGCGTCTATCTGCCAACGGACCGCTCGTTCACGAGCGCCGAAGCCAAGTGGGCCCAGGATATGGGCGTGCGGCAGTTCGGCGTCTTCCCCATCATCGTGCTGGGGAAGATCGTGGGCTGCCTGTACTGCGACCGCGTGGGCGACGCCGAAAGCCCCGACCGCGCGACCGTGCGGTATGTGAAGGGGATCGTGGATCTGGTGGTCGAAGCGATCGTGAAGCGGCGCAGCTAA
- a CDS encoding lipocalin-like domain-containing protein, translated as MTRHHTATLTALVALSAALGVGQTASAQAPIGTWELVSRTDSSAAGVQPADGPLGSDPIAWISYDTRGHVQAQLMARDRAKAATAAAPSVADPNNSAASGGYDAYFGTYTFDAKTGTVTHHLIGALSAGDMGRTLTRHVVRRGDEMVIWFEARRGDGAVVTRRLRWRKIG; from the coding sequence ATGACGCGACACCACACGGCGACCCTGACCGCACTCGTGGCCCTCTCCGCGGCGCTCGGCGTGGGCCAGACGGCAAGCGCGCAGGCCCCCATCGGCACCTGGGAGCTCGTCTCGCGCACCGACAGCTCCGCCGCCGGCGTGCAACCGGCGGATGGACCGCTCGGGTCAGACCCCATTGCGTGGATCAGCTATGACACGCGCGGGCATGTGCAGGCGCAGTTGATGGCGCGCGATCGCGCGAAGGCCGCCACGGCGGCCGCGCCGAGTGTCGCCGATCCGAATAACAGCGCCGCGAGTGGCGGCTACGACGCCTATTTCGGGACGTATACCTTCGACGCGAAAACGGGGACGGTCACCCACCACCTGATCGGCGCGCTCAGCGCCGGCGACATGGGGCGCACCCTCACGCGGCATGTGGTGCGCCGCGGTGATGAGATGGTGATCTGGTTTGAGGCGAGACGCGGGGATGGAGCTGTCGTGACTCGACGGCTCCGGTGGCGGAAAATCGGGTGA
- a CDS encoding Rid family detoxifying hydrolase, whose protein sequence is MPRKAAKVSRGPAALGPYSHAVWAGKLLYCSGQTPIDPATGKLIEGDVEAQTRRIFETIALILDDAGLDMNDVVKCNVYLTDMADFAAMNKAYGEAFQAPYPARTTVAVAGLPLGARVEIEAIARK, encoded by the coding sequence ATGCCCCGGAAAGCCGCTAAAGTGTCCCGTGGTCCCGCCGCCCTCGGCCCCTATTCCCACGCCGTCTGGGCCGGGAAGCTCCTCTACTGCTCCGGTCAGACCCCCATCGACCCGGCCACCGGCAAGCTGATCGAGGGCGACGTCGAGGCCCAGACGCGCCGCATCTTCGAAACCATCGCGCTCATTCTTGACGACGCCGGTCTCGACATGAACGATGTGGTGAAGTGCAACGTGTACCTCACCGACATGGCCGACTTCGCCGCGATGAACAAGGCCTACGGCGAGGCGTTCCAGGCGCCGTACCCGGCGCGCACGACCGTGGCCGTCGCGGGTCTGCCGCTCGGTGCCCGCGTGGAAATCGAAGCTATCGCCCGCAAGTAA